A stretch of the Conger conger chromosome 3, fConCon1.1, whole genome shotgun sequence genome encodes the following:
- the LOC133124838 gene encoding 5-hydroxytryptamine receptor 1F-like → MDLPNITATDNPQDTGGQSTSGNALLTLTLSLLAVMTTGINSLVISAIVVTRKLHHPANYLICSLAVTDLLVAILVMPFSIVYISTETWLMGRVVCHIWLGVDVTCCTCSILHLAAIAVDRYRAITDAVEYSRKRTFRRAAIMIAAVWLISILISLPPLVWRSRDGENECIIRHDQVAFTIYSTFGAFYIPLGLILILYYKIYRAAKTLYHRRGTSRLTKQETNGTTLPICPDRERQSPDTVSPLDKSFSEHSTEGERPRGTIKSLPSSESRRERSFKGPWISVPREKRAATMLGLILGAFVICWLPFFLKEVIVNVCASCGTSGATADFLTWLGYLNSLINPLIYTIFNEDFKKAFQKLVKCRHYL, encoded by the coding sequence ATGGATTTACCAAACATCACTGCTACGGATAATCCCCAGGACACAGGGGGTCAGAGCACTTCAGGAAACGCTcttctcaccctcaccctgtcccTGCTGGCAGTCATGACCACCGGCATCAACTCTCTGGTCATTTCCGCCATCGTCGTCACCCGGAAGCTCCACCATCCCGCCAACTACCTGATCTGCTCCCTGGCGGTCACTGACCTCCTGGTGGCCATCTTGGTGATGCCCTTCAGCATCGTCTACATCTCCACAGAGACCTGGCTCATGGGCCGGGTGGTGTGCCACATCTGGCTGGGCGTGGACGTCACCTGCTGCACATGCTCCATCTTGCACCTGGCCGCCATCGCCGTGGACCGCTACCGGGCCATCACGGACGCGGTGGAGTACTCCCGCAAGCGAACGTTCCGTCGGGCCGCCATCATGATCGCGGCCGTCTGGCTCATCTCCATCCTCATCTCGCTGCCCCCGCTGGTGTGGAGGAGCAGGGACGGGGAGAACGAGTGCATCATCCGGCACGACCAGGTGGCCTTCACCATCTACTCCACCTTCGGCGCGTTCTACATCCCACTGGGCCTCATCCTCATCCTTTACTACAAGATCTATCGAGCTGCCAAGACGCTCTACCACCGCAGGGGGACCAGCCGGCTTACCAAACAGGAGACTAACGGGACCACCCTGCCTATCTGCCCGGACCGGGAACGTCAGAGCCCGGACACTGTTAGCCCGTTGGATAAGTCCTTCTCGGAGCACTCGACAGAAGGGGAGCGTCCCCGCGGCACCATAAAGAGCTTGCCCAGCAGCGAGTCGCGCCGGGAGAGGTCCTTCAAGGGACCCTGGATCTCTGTCCCCCGTGAGAAGCGAGCAGCAACCATGCTGGGGCTTATCTTGGGGGCCTTCGTCATCTGCTGGTTGCCCTTCTTCCTCAAAGAGGTGATCGTCAACGTCTGCGCTTCGTGTGGCACCTCCGGGGCGACGGCCGATTTCCTGACCTGGCTTGGGTACCTCAACTCCCTCATCAACCCCCTCATTTACACCATCTTCAACGAGGATTTCAAAAAGGCCTTCCAGAAACTGGTCAAGTGCAGGCATTACCTTTGA